Proteins from a genomic interval of Uloborus diversus isolate 005 chromosome 4, Udiv.v.3.1, whole genome shotgun sequence:
- the LOC129220577 gene encoding LOW QUALITY PROTEIN: dentin sialophosphoprotein-like (The sequence of the model RefSeq protein was modified relative to this genomic sequence to represent the inferred CDS: inserted 1 base in 1 codon): MNWIGVLLLCTAAVTVSARHRKEWLEENRRKLSWENRPILYEPDIPVCTRGAGFYRDPNDCRQFIRCVDNFNNGEHFTTFVGRCEPGLVFDENTSSCNWPELSAPCLKSPDRLRNPSKKEHVQQISQNTHIAQEPIIQNEQNQKESGQIPQKQEEVFEEVADFAQQESFDTSNDQTSQGFGQSEVQAGAFQQVVQKEDGKFEIVSTENEKPTQGQIQQEWWVPEESQSFSTAAEEEVSETQLSHPEEIPILCSGEGFFKHPSNCSRFIRCVTLQEGVFSVHFFECPRLLSYDEKASSCVLANVSGCEQRTRKKRQAQSSGLECNDEGFFRHPADCRAFYRCVKQSPGSYKTQMFSCPTNLVFDQEYTTCNWPEKAPPCENRRQMYTPTRNPYADSARRPANRQTQKPLKRKEQTTTKPKLDYLDEAMSSLVRVRTTQKPQTTTKSDFERIKPKCNGPGFFRNDQDCTKFYKCVQRGNYFVRYELSCPNNFAYDEVSRRCVAQRYVRSCSRSYRPYPPIQYDEESPSTSATPQADEKPREQGDGPVCEKEGYFRHPDDCNKFYRCVDYTGDEKEFVRYDFNCPEGLVFDETNSVCNWPDQSSPCEGGNDRDGSSDSSDESGGYSTSSSYESTTEQVQSTTSEPSQTTSSSSTAGNDGDGSEKGDGENESKDGCTKEGFYRNPDDCNKFYRCVDFSGDGKEFVRYDFDCPEGLVFDEVNNVCNWPDQSPPCDGKSQGEGNQGEEKPDEGNQGEERPDEGNQGQEKPDEGNEERPGAGSEEKPGEESGERQSSTQESVSETPESSTKDTNGQSTDSSSQKGESSTGECREEGFFRNPDDCSKFYRCVEQNGQFTKYDFACPEGLVFDEVNSVCNWPEQSAPCEGGKSGQGSESTDAGETSDSASQSTESSSEKTEGSTTSSTTEQSAGQSTEAQGTTTSDRTTGDATTSGGEQSKSSGECTQEGFYRNPDDCGKFYRCVDFNGDGQQFVKYDFDCPEGLHFDDVNSVCNWPEQSPKCETGAGSGEKGSSKNEGETTTQAGGVSEQTTSEYESSSDSQSTSDSKSSECTEEGFYRCPEDCNKFYRCVDEGDGNLVRYDFKCPDGLIFDDKKKKCDWPSSENSCDSSSTTVQSTTTKATESSTTASTSRTTQRATTRPSQESTTSSTTKSTSSSADGCTEEGFFRNPNDCSKYYRCLDEEGDGSFTREDFSCAEDEIFDEEMRYCNRKDLAPPCEDESKPSEKPSDSSECKEEGFFRCPEDCTKFYRCVDEKGDGQLVRYDFQCPEGLIFDGKNQKCDYPSSELTCDTSATTESGQTTDSGSSSSEGGASSSNQCTEEGFFRNKEDCSKYYRCLDEGDGTLTREDYSCADDEVFDEEMRYCNRKDLAPPCDGDETTTESSSEANKKSECTEEGFFRCPEDCTKFYRCIDESGDGQNYTRYDFECPEGLIFDGKNKKCDYPSSEVTCDSSSGSEQSTEASSSTASPSDDTSGQCTEEGFFRNPEDCSKYYRCLDEGDGNLKREDFACEDDEVFDEEMRYCNRKDLAPPCDEQSSTSSSSSTISDSSSTTSDSSSTTSDSSSTTSDSSSTTKSSSGESSENTGECKEEGFHRDPNDCGKFYRCVDFEGNGQSFTKYEFECPEGLVFDETNDVCNWPSSVPSCESSSSSEETTSDSTSSTSNSGDSSTTRNEDAGSTQSSTASSESSTAATGEESNPDDGTTSSGDRSTSDSSSGSKSSGDIQCTEEGFFRHPDDCTKFYRCVDFKGTGESYTRYDFECPDDLVFDEVNSVCNWPNQSPPCEGGSQGKGEESQTTSDNGGSLSTTESSGTSTSSTDDRGTTSQSSGTSSSDEFQCQEEGFFKHPNSCKKYYECKRDEDTGELVKIDCECPEGHVFDSEAWYCNSEELSPPCDDGSFKCTEEGFFRDPEDCTRYYQXNRTGPGENDFSSQSFQCQDGTVFDESGRYCNAPELSEPCDGSSSTTAGGSSSATESSESNTTAGGSSSATESSGSSTTSSGSDTTSKQSSDQGECTQEGFFRNPDDCTQYYQCEKSEETGGFDRTDYTCPDGRIFDEGPSYCNDPELSEQPCDSATTQSGTTQQQGSDSGSDSQTTSSSGTRRGGGNPECKEEGFFRHPDDCNKFYRCVDFSGSGESYVRYDFDCPEGLHFDEVNSVCNWPTMTPPCESNSRAFLQ; this comes from the exons ATGAATTGGATAGGAGTGCTACTCTTGTGCACGGCTGCAGTCACAGTTAGTGCCAGACACAGGAAAG aATGGCTAGAAGAGAATCGGAGGAAGTTATCTTGGGAAAATAGACCTATACTTTATGAACCAGATATTCCTGTATGCACGCGAGGTGCTGGATTTTACCGAGATCCAAATGACTGTAGACAGTTCATTCGTTGCGTAGATAACTTCAACAATGGAGAACACTTCACTACGTTCGTTGGACGCTGCGAGCCGGGACTCGTTTTCGACGAGAACACGAGCTCTTGCAACTGGCCAGAGCTGTCAGCCCCCTGTTTGAAATCGCCAGACAGATTACGTAATCCCTCGAAA AAAGAACACGTGCAACAAATTTCTCAAAATACTCATATTGCTCAAGAGCCAATTATTCAAAACGAGCAGAACCAG AAAGAAAGCGGCCAAATACCTCAAAAACAGGAAGAAGTTTTTGAGGAAGTAGCAGACTTCGCACAACAGGAGAGTTTCGATACATCTAACGACCAAACCAGTCAGGGTTTTGGACAATCGGAAGTACAAGCGGGTGCATTTCAACAAGTCGTACAAAAAGAAGATGGCAAATTTGAAATCGTTTcaactgaaaatgaaaaaccCACACAAGGACAAATTCAACAAGAATGGTGGGTACCCGAAGAATCCCAGTCATTTTCTACAGCAGCCGAGGAAGAAGTTTCAGAGACTCAGCTTTCCCACCCGGAAGAGATTCCAATTTTATGCTCAGGTGAAGGATTTTTTAAGCACCCTTCAAACTGCAGTCGCTTTATTCGATGTGTGACTCTACAGGAAGGAGTGTTCTCCGTTCATTTCTTTGAATGCCCAAGGCTACTCTCATATGATGAAAAAGCAagctcatgtgtattggcaaacGTTAGTGGTTGCGAGCAAAGAACGAGGAAGAAACGACAAGCTCAAAGCTCAGGTTTAGAATGCAATGATGAAGGATTCTTTAGGCATCCGGCAGACTGTAGAGCGTTTTACCGATGCGTTAAACAATCTCCAGGTTCTTATAAGACGCAGATGTTTTCTTGTCCTACAAATTTAGTTTTCGATCAAGAGTACACAACATGCAACTGGCCGGAAAAAGCCCCACCATGTGAAAATCGGAGGCAGATGTACACACCAACTAGAAATCCGTACGCTGATTCTGCAAGAAGACCTGCCAATAGACAAacacaaaaaccattaaaaagaaaagaacagaCAACTACTAAACCCAAACTTGATTACCTTGATGAAGCAATGTCATCATTGGTAAGAGTCCGTACCACACAAAAACCCCAAACTACGacaaaatcagattttgaaagaatCAAGCCAAAATGTAATGGTCCAGGCTTCTTCCGCAATGATCAGGACtgcacaaaattttacaaatgtgTTCAGAGAGGGAATTATTTCGTACGATACGAATTAAGTTGTCCTAATAATTTTGCCTACGATGAAGTTTCCAGAAGGTGTGTTGCGCAAAGATATGTACGTTCCTGCTCTAGATCTTATAGACCATACCCTCCCATTCAATATGACGAAGAAAGCCCTTCCACAAGCGCAACACCTCAAGCCGACGAAAAGCCAAGAGAACAAGGAGACGGCCCAGTTTGCGAAAAAGAAGGTTATTTCCGACACCCTGACGACTGCAATAAGTTCTATAGATGCGTAGATTACACTGGAGATGAAAAGGAGTTTGTTCGTTACGATTTCAACTGTCCTGAAGGTctcgtttttgacgaaacaaaCAGCGTATGTAATTGGCCAGATCAGAGTTCACCTTGCGAGGGAGGCAATGACAGAGACGGCTCTTCTGATTCAAGTGACGAATCCGGTGGTTATTCAACGTCAAGCTCCTATGAGAGTACAACAGAACAGGTACAATCAACTACGAGTGAACCATCTCAAACAACATCGAGCTCTTCAACAGCTGGAAACGACGGAGATGGATCAGAAAAGGGAGATGGTGAAAATGAATCAAAAGATGGTTGTACAAAAGAAGGGTTCTATCGAAATCCAGATGACTGTAATAAGTTCTATCGATGCGTCGATTTTAGCGGAGACGGAAAGGAATTCGTGCGCTATGATTTTGACTGTCCTGAAGGCTTAGTATTTGATGAAGTCAACAATGTTTGTAACTGGCCAGATCAAAGTCCTCCTTGTGACGGAAAATCTCAAGGGGAAGGGAACCAAGGTGAAGAAAAACCTGATGAAGGAAATCAAGGTGAAGAAAGACCTGATGAAGGAAACCAAGGCCAAGAAAAACCTGATGAAGGGAATGAAGAAAGGCCAGGTGCAGGCAGTGAAGAAAAGCCTGGTGAAGAAAGTGGGGAAAGACAAAGCAGCACCCAAGAAAGCGTTTCAGAAACTCCCGAATCTTCTACAAAAGACACCAATGGTCAATCGACTGATTCTTCCTCTCAGAAAGGTGAATCAAGTACAGGTGAATGTCGAGAGGAAGGTTTCTTCCGAAATCCAGATGATTGCAGCAAATTCTACCGATGTGTTGAACAAAATGGCCAATTTACTAAATATGACTTTGCTTGCCCTGAAGGATTAGTGTTTGACGAAGTAAACAGTGTATGCAACTGGCCAGAACAAAGTGCTCCTTGCGAAGGAGGTAAATCTGGACAGGGAAGCGAAAGCACAGATGCAGGAGAGACAAGTGACTCGGCCTCACAATCAACTGAATCCTCGTCTGAAAAAACGGAAGGTTCAACTACTTCCTCCACAACAGAACAATCTGCTGGGCAATCGACGGAAGCACAAGGAACAACTACCTCTGATAGAACTACGGGTGATGCCACTACCAGTGGAGGCGAGCAATCTAAAAGTAGTGGAGAATGCACGCAAGAAGGGTTCTACAGAAATCCAGATGACTGTGGAAAGTTTTACCGCTGTGTTGATTTTAATGGGGATGGGCAGCAATTTGTTAAATATGATTTTGATTGCCCCGAAGGGTTGCATTTTGATGATGTCAACAGCGTGTGTAACTGGCCTGAACAAAGTCCTAAATGCGAAACTGGTGCAGGCTCAGGAGAAAAGGGGTCAAGTAAAAACGAAGGAGAAACGACCACGCAGGCAGGAGGTGTGTCTGAACAAACCACGTCAGAATATGAGAGTTCTTCAGACTCTCAATCCACTAGTGACAGTAAAAGTTCGGAATGCACAGAAGAAGGATTTTATAGATGCCCAGAAGATTGCAATAAATTCTACCGATGCGTAGACGAAGGAGACGGAAATTTAGTACGTTATGACTTTAAATGTCCAGATGGCTTAATATTTgacgacaaaaagaaaaaatgcgaTTGGCCTTCGTCGGAAAACAGTTGTGACTCTTCATCGACAACAGTACAAAGTACCACTACGAAAGCAACTGAAAGTTCAACCACTGCGTCAACAAGTAGAACAACTCAAAGAGCTACAACAAGGCCTTCGCAAGAATCTACTACGTCATCCACAACAAAAAGCACCTCATCTTCTGCTGACGGCTGCACCGAAGAGGGTTTCTTCAGAAATCCCAACGATTGCAGCAAATACTACCGCTGTTTGGATGAAGAAGGAGACGGTTCTTTTACAAGAGAAGATTTCTCTTGTGCAGAAGATGAAATTTTTGATGAAGAAATGAGATACTGTAATCGAAAGGATTTAGCTCCGCCATGTGAGGATGAAAGTAAACCTTCCGAAAAACCAAGTGATAGCTCTGAATGTAAAGAAGAAGGATTTTTCAGATGCCCTGAAGATTGTACGAAATTTTATCGATGTGTCGACGAAAAGGGAGATGGCCAATTAGTGCGTTATGATTTTCAATGCCCTGAAGGATTAATATTTGACGGGAAAAACCAAAAATGTGACTATCCTTCTTCTGAGTTGACTTGTGACACTTCAGCAACTACTGAATCTGGACAAACCACTGATTCTGGATCATCATCATCAGAGGGTGGAGCTTCATCTTCAAATCAATGTACAGAAGAAGGATTCTTCCGCAACAAAGAAGACTGCAGTAAATATTATCGCTGTCTGGATGAAGGAGATGGTACTTTAACGCGAGAAGACTATTCTTGTGCAGATGATGAAGTTTTTGATGAAGAGATGAGATACTGCAACCGAAAAGATTTAGCTCCTCCTTGCGATGGGGACGAAACTACTACTGAAAGTTCGTCTGAAGCAAATAAGAAGTCTGAATGCACAGAAGAAGGATTTTTCAGATGCCCTGAAGACTGCACAAAATTCTACCGTTGCATTGATGAAAGCGGTGACGGTCAAAACTACACGCGTTATGATTTTGAATGCCCTGAGGGTCTGATATTCGATGGTAAAAACAAGAAGTGTGACTATCCCTCATCTGAAGTAACTTGTGATTCTTCATCTGGTTCTGAACAGTCAACAGAGGCATCATCTTCGACAGCATCGCCTTCTGATGACACTTCCGGTCAGTGTACAGAAGAGGGTTTTTTCCGAAATCCCGAAGATTGCAGTAAATATTACAGATGTCTTGATGAAGGTGATGGTAACCTCAAAAGAGAAGATTTTGCATGCGAAGATGATGAAGTCTTTGATGAAGAAATGAGATATTGTAATCGGAAAGATCTAGCACCACCTTGTGATGAGCAATCTAGCACTTCCAGCTCATCATCTACAATCAGCGACTCATCATCTACAACCAGCGACTCATCATCTACAACCAGCGACTCATCATCTACAACCAGCGACTCGTCATCTACGACTAAAAGCTCCAGCGGTGAGAGTTCAGAAAATACAGGAGAATGTAAGGAAGAAGGCTTTCACAGAGACCCTAATGACTGCGGTAAATTTTACCGATGCGTTGATTTCGAAGGAAACGGGCAGTCGTTCACCAAATACGAGTTTGAATGTCCTGAAGGATTAGTTTTTGATGAGACGAATGACGTATGTAATTGGCCATCTTCTGTACCATCTTGTGAATCCTCTAGCAGCTCTGAAGAGACAACATCTGATTCAACTTCATCTACAAGTAATTCTGGTGATTCATCCACAACTCGAAACGAAGATGCAGGAAGTACGCAATCATCTACAGCTTCAAGTGAATCGTCAACTGCTGCAACAGGAGAGGAGTCCAATCCGGATGACGGTACTACATCGTCTGGTGATCGCTCTACGTCAGATTCATCCAGTGGAAGTAAGTCATCTGGCGATATTCAATGTACAGAAGAGGGATTTTTCAGACATCCAGATGACTGCACTAAATTCTATCGTTGTGTTGACTTTAAAGGTACTGGAGAATCTTACACGCGATATGATTTCGAATGTCCTGATGATTTAGTTTTTGATGAGGTAAACAGTGTTTGTAACTGGCCAAATCAAAGCCCTCCTTGTGAGGGCGGATCGCAAGGTAAGGGAGAAGAATCCCAGACTACATCAGACAATGGTGGTTCTCTAAGTACTACGGAAAGCAGTGGTACTTCCACATCAAGTACCGATGATCGAGGAACAACCTCACAATCTAGTGGCACATCCTCATCGGATGAATTTCAGTGTCAAGAAGAAGGCTTCTTTAAACATCCTAATAGctgcaaaaaatattatgaatgtAAAAGAGATGAAGATACCGGAGAACTCGTAAAAATTGACTGCGAGTGCCCAGAAGGTCATGTGTTTGATTCAGAAGCTTGGTATTGCAACTCCGAAGAATTAAGTCCACCTTGTGATGACGGATCTTTTAAGTGTACTGAAGAAGGATTTTTCCGTGATCCAGAGGATTGCACCAGATATTACC GTAACAGGACAGGACCCGGAGAAAATGACTTTTCTAGCCAGAGTTTCCAATGCCAAGACGGTACTGTCTTTGATGAAAGCGGACGCTATTGCAATGCACCGGAACTGAGTGAACCTTGTGATGGTTCTTCTAGTACAACTGCGGGTGGCAGTTCATCAGCTACAGAGTCATCGGAGTCTAATACAACTGCGGGTGGCAGTTCATCAGCTACAGAGTCATCGGGGTCTAGTACAACCTCATCCGGGTCTGACACAACCTCAAAACAATCATCCGACCAAGGAGAGTGCACTCAAGAGGGTTTCTTCCGGAATCCCGATGATTGCACCCAGTATTATCAATGCGAGAAAAGCGAAGAAACCGGAGGGTTTGACAGAACCGATTACACCTGTCCAGATGGTCGCATTTTCGATGAGGGACCAAGTTACTGTAACGATCCTGAACTCAGTGAGCAACCTTGTGATTCCGCTACTACACAATCAGGTACAACTCAACAGCAGGGAAGTGATTCTGGAAGTGACTCTCAGACCACTTCTTCCTCTGGCACACGCAGAGGAGGTGGTAATCCTGAATGCAAAGAAGAAGGTTTCTTCAGACATCCGGATGACTGTAACAAGTTTTACAGATGTGTTGACTTCTCTGGCTCTGGAGAATCGTACGTCCGATACGACTTTGATTGCCCAGAAGGACTGCATTTCGATGAAGTGAATTCGGTGTGCAATTGGCCTACGATGACCCCACCATGTGAATCTAATAGCAGAGCTTTTCTACAGTGA